A single Carettochelys insculpta isolate YL-2023 chromosome 2, ASM3395843v1, whole genome shotgun sequence DNA region contains:
- the CA1 gene encoding carbonic anhydrase 1, whose protein sequence is MESLNWSYQGNNGPDQWHKLYPIANGTHQSPIDIKTDKVKKDPSLGHLQITWNLNTCKEMVNIGHSFHVNFEDKDNQSGVTGGPLTGNYRLQHFHFHWGQTDDHGSEHTVDGRKYASELHLVHWNSDKYSSFAEASDKPDGLAVIAVFLKVGPPNKSVQKIVKALDSIKTKGKTVPFTKFDPSTLLPESLDYWTYPGSLTHPPLLESVTWIVLKEAITISSEQLAQFRSNITLTNHRLPQPLKGRQVRT, encoded by the exons ATGGAAAGTCTGAACTGGAGTTATCAAGGCAACAATG gacctgaccagtggcaCAAATTATACCCCATTGCCAATGGAACCCACCAGTCTCCTATTGACATTAAAACCGATAAAGTCAAAAAAGATCCATCGCTGGGACATCTCCAAATCACCTGGAATTTGAACACCTGCAAAGAGATGGTTAACATTGGACACTCCTTCCATGTGAACTTTGAGGACAAGGATAACCAATCAG GGGTGACtggtggacctctgactggaaacTACAGGTTGCAGCATTTTCACTTTCACTGGGGACAGACTGATGATCATGGTTCTGAGCACACCGTGGATGGAAGAAAATATGCCTCAGAG CTTCACTTAGTTCACTGGAATTCAGACAAATATTCAAGTTTTGCTGAGGCTTCAGATAAGCCGGATGGTTTGGCAGTCATTGCTGTTTTTCTGAAG GTTGGCCCCCCTAATAAAAGTGTACAAAAAATTGTGAAGGCATTAGATTCGATAAAGACTAAG GGTAAAACAGTTCCATTTACTAAGTTTGACCCATCAACCTTACTTCCTGAATCCTTGGATTACTGGACGTATCCTGGCTCTCTGACTCACCCTCCCCTTCTTGAGAGTGTCACCTGGATtgtccttaaggaggccattacTATCAGTTCAGAACAG CTGGCCCAATTCCGCAGCAACATCACCTTGACCAATCATCGACTTCCCCAGCCCCTGAAGGGCAGACAAGTGAGAACCTAA